One region of Candidatus Bathyarchaeota archaeon genomic DNA includes:
- a CDS encoding helix-turn-helix domain-containing protein, which translates to MKYRSTEETTNKILKVLAQNKEYAQYDLPDAVGKDYRTVLRHLKKLEKDGLVKVDRLEPAQKGGKEKKIYTLTLLGFIAALATCKIEPANPEIDVLIAKFSDLHYIFANWQRMLSQLPRFDVYAALDVTISNFDALRRFRPQDLRENLDKQFTLAFFNLTLTANEKDAKILGTEKWLSYIKSDQPLRELYLQLLTVEKDNLKRRLDFFDSVLKKLR; encoded by the coding sequence ATGAAGTACCGCTCAACTGAAGAAACCACAAACAAAATCCTAAAAGTATTAGCCCAGAACAAAGAATACGCGCAATACGACCTGCCCGACGCGGTAGGCAAAGACTACCGAACTGTCCTGCGCCACTTAAAAAAGCTTGAAAAAGACGGGTTAGTGAAAGTTGACAGGTTGGAGCCAGCTCAAAAAGGCGGGAAAGAGAAAAAAATTTACACGCTAACTCTTCTCGGCTTCATAGCAGCGTTAGCAACTTGCAAAATTGAACCAGCAAACCCAGAAATTGACGTGTTAATCGCAAAGTTTTCAGACCTACATTATATTTTTGCGAATTGGCAGAGGATGCTTTCTCAACTTCCGCGTTTTGATGTTTACGCTGCACTCGACGTGACTATAAGCAACTTTGACGCTCTGCGGCGTTTCAGACCGCAAGACTTGCGCGAAAACTTGGATAAACAGTTTACGCTGGCTTTTTTCAACCTCACGTTAACGGCTAATGAAAAAGATGCAAAAATACTCGGTACTGAAAAATGGTTAAGCTACATAAAAAGTGACCAGCCTTTGAGAGAGCTATATTTGCAGTTGCTAACTGTTGAAAAGGATAACTTAAAGCGTAGGCTTGATTTTTTTGACAGTGTACTCAAAAAGCTAAGATAG
- a CDS encoding transposase produces the protein MLIIKFGRMQTQQVNLSLLRALPADLQQQVATAAGVCLDCGEKLFLSADDETACPACGVVWDADNVASYTPFPEANGEPFESHWSPTTAIAPRKALGDTTAAYRGKLEMKVLAMRSAVDVGLRARYIQFLTTAEEPSQLRRVLGKLSSLLLHLGLGDNHAAAEYAGNLCRRLVAFLLLSKLTVHVKLADAIAMYVVKQLNITADLSILNANENDVALVAWFAETTQRFKRLALHYAQKKRKRSK, from the coding sequence TTGTTAATTATAAAATTTGGACGCATGCAAACACAGCAAGTAAATTTAAGTTTACTACGTGCATTGCCCGCGGATTTGCAGCAGCAAGTAGCCACCGCCGCGGGCGTTTGTTTGGACTGCGGCGAAAAACTGTTTTTAAGCGCGGACGACGAAACCGCTTGCCCAGCGTGCGGCGTCGTTTGGGATGCGGACAACGTAGCAAGTTACACGCCCTTCCCCGAAGCCAACGGCGAACCCTTTGAGAGCCACTGGTCTCCCACCACGGCAATAGCGCCCCGCAAGGCGCTCGGCGACACAACAGCCGCATACCGCGGCAAACTGGAGATGAAGGTTTTGGCTATGCGCAGCGCGGTTGACGTGGGTTTACGGGCACGCTACATACAGTTCCTCACAACCGCGGAAGAGCCGTCGCAGCTACGGCGGGTGCTGGGAAAACTTAGCAGTTTACTGCTGCACTTAGGCTTAGGCGATAACCACGCGGCTGCGGAGTACGCTGGCAACCTCTGCCGCCGCCTCGTTGCCTTTCTGCTGCTGTCAAAACTCACCGTGCATGTTAAGCTTGCTGATGCCATAGCAATGTACGTAGTAAAACAGTTAAACATAACCGCGGACTTGTCAATTTTAAACGCGAATGAAAATGACGTTGCGCTTGTGGCTTGGTTCGCTGAGACAACTCAACGTTTCAAGCGCCTTGCACTGCACTACGCGCAAAAAAAGCGCAAACGCAGTAAATAA